One window from the genome of Pseudomonas sp. L5B5 encodes:
- a CDS encoding ABC transporter permease subunit encodes MPGGRQLVIGIPFIWLFLFFMLPFFIVLKISFAEADVAIPPYTEIYSYVDQKLQVLLNLGNYAMLGDDELYIAAYLGSLKMAFISTILCLLIGYPMAYAIASARKEMQTVLVLLIMMPTWTAILIRVYAWMGILSNNGLLNGFLMSMGWISEPLQILNTNIAVYIGVVYSYLPFMVLPLYANLVKHDLSLLEAAADLGSGTFNSFWRITVPLSKNGIIAGCMLVFIPVVGEFVIPELLGGPETLMIGKVLWQEFFNNRDWPVASALAVVMLAILIVPIILFNRSQAKEMEAKE; translated from the coding sequence ATCCCCGGAGGCCGCCAGCTGGTCATCGGGATCCCGTTCATCTGGCTGTTCCTGTTCTTCATGCTGCCGTTCTTCATCGTCCTGAAGATCAGCTTCGCCGAAGCGGACGTGGCCATTCCGCCGTACACCGAGATCTACAGCTACGTCGACCAGAAGCTCCAGGTACTGCTCAACCTGGGCAACTACGCGATGCTGGGGGACGACGAGCTGTACATCGCGGCCTACCTCGGCTCGCTGAAGATGGCTTTCATCAGCACCATCCTCTGCCTGCTGATCGGCTACCCGATGGCCTATGCCATCGCCAGTGCCCGCAAGGAAATGCAGACCGTGCTGGTGCTGCTGATCATGATGCCGACCTGGACCGCGATCCTGATCCGCGTCTATGCCTGGATGGGCATCCTCAGCAACAACGGCCTGCTTAACGGCTTCCTGATGTCCATGGGCTGGATCAGCGAACCGCTGCAGATCCTCAACACCAACATCGCGGTGTACATCGGCGTGGTCTATTCGTACCTGCCGTTCATGGTGCTGCCGCTGTACGCCAACCTGGTCAAGCACGACCTGAGCCTGCTGGAGGCTGCCGCCGACCTCGGGTCGGGCACGTTCAACAGCTTCTGGCGCATCACCGTGCCGCTGTCCAAGAACGGCATCATTGCCGGCTGCATGCTGGTGTTCATCCCGGTGGTCGGCGAGTTCGTGATTCCCGAACTGCTGGGTGGCCCGGAAACCCTGATGATCGGCAAGGTGCTGTGGCAGGAGTTCTTCAACAACCGCGACTGGCCGGTGGCCTCGGCCCTGGCGGTGGTGATGCTGGCGATCCTGATCGTGCCGATCATCCTGTTCAACCGTAGCCAGGCCAAAGAAATGGAGGCCAAGGAATGA
- a CDS encoding polyamine ABC transporter substrate-binding protein, producing the protein MKLAGKTLLAMSLMGVMAAAVQADDKVLHVYNWSDYIAADTIKKFEAESGIKVVYDVFDSNETLEAKLLAGKSGYDVVVPSNNFLAKQIKAGVYQELDKSKLPNWKNLNESLLKAVSVSDPGNKHAFPYMWGSIGIGFNAEKVKAALGADAPTNSWDLLFKPENAEKLKSCGISFLDSPTEMIPVALHYLGYPTDSQDKKQLAEAEALFLKIRPSIGYFHSSKYISDLANGNICVAVGYSGDIYQAKARAAEAGDKVKVSYNIPKEGAGSFYDMVAIPKDAENVEGAYKFMTFLQKPEIMAEITNAVRFPNGNAAATALVDKDITSDPGVYPPAEVQAKLYAIADLPAATQRILTRSWTKIKSGK; encoded by the coding sequence ATGAAGTTAGCTGGCAAGACCCTCCTCGCCATGTCCCTGATGGGCGTAATGGCGGCGGCAGTACAGGCGGACGACAAAGTGCTGCACGTCTACAACTGGTCCGACTACATCGCTGCGGACACCATCAAGAAGTTTGAAGCCGAATCGGGCATCAAGGTGGTCTACGACGTGTTCGACAGCAATGAAACCCTGGAAGCCAAGTTGCTGGCCGGCAAGTCCGGTTACGACGTGGTGGTGCCTTCCAACAACTTCCTGGCCAAGCAGATCAAGGCAGGCGTCTATCAGGAACTGGACAAGTCCAAGTTGCCGAACTGGAAGAACCTCAACGAATCGCTGCTCAAGGCGGTCTCGGTGAGCGACCCGGGCAACAAGCATGCCTTCCCTTACATGTGGGGTTCGATCGGCATCGGTTTCAACGCCGAGAAGGTCAAGGCGGCACTGGGTGCCGACGCGCCGACCAATTCCTGGGACCTGCTGTTCAAGCCGGAAAACGCCGAGAAGTTGAAGTCCTGCGGCATCAGCTTCCTCGACTCGCCGACCGAGATGATTCCGGTGGCGCTGCATTACCTGGGGTACCCGACCGACAGCCAGGACAAGAAACAGCTGGCTGAAGCCGAAGCCCTGTTCCTCAAGATCCGTCCTTCGATCGGCTACTTCCACTCCTCCAAGTACATCTCGGACCTGGCCAACGGCAACATCTGCGTGGCCGTGGGCTACTCGGGTGACATCTACCAGGCCAAGGCCCGTGCCGCCGAAGCTGGCGACAAGGTCAAGGTCAGCTACAACATTCCCAAGGAAGGTGCTGGCAGCTTCTACGACATGGTCGCCATTCCCAAGGATGCGGAAAACGTCGAGGGCGCCTACAAGTTCATGACCTTCCTGCAGAAGCCGGAGATCATGGCCGAGATCACCAACGCCGTGCGTTTCCCCAACGGCAACGCTGCCGCGACCGCCCTGGTCGATAAAGACATCACCAGCGACCCGGGTGTCTACCCGCCAGCCGAGGTCCAGGCCAAGCTGTACGCGATCGCCGATTTGCCGGCCGCGACCCAGCGCATCCTGACCCGCAGCTGGACCAAGATCAAATCCGGCAAGTAA
- a CDS encoding ABC transporter ATP-binding protein has protein sequence MAVASGAYKKALEGDQTPKQVLVKIDRVTKKFDETVAVDDVSLEIKKGEIFALLGGSGSGKSTLLRMLAGFERPTEGRIFLDGVDITDMPPYERPINMMFQSYALFPHMTVAQNIAFGLKQDKIPTAEVDARVAEMLKLVQMSQYAKRKPHQLSGGQRQRVALARSLAKRPKLLLLDEPMGALDKKLRSQMQLELVEIIERVGVTCVMVTHDQEEAMTMAERIAIMHLGWIAQIGSPIDIYETPVSRLVCEFIGNVNIFEGEVVDDAEGHALITCKDVDRNIYVGHGISTSVQDKSVTYAIRPEKLLVTAEMPSCEYNWSSGKVHDIAYLGGHSVFYVELPSGKLVQSFVANAERRGARPTWGDQVYVWWEDDSGVVLRS, from the coding sequence ATGGCAGTTGCCTCCGGCGCCTATAAGAAAGCCCTCGAGGGCGATCAGACACCCAAGCAGGTGCTGGTCAAGATCGACCGGGTCACGAAGAAGTTCGACGAGACAGTTGCCGTGGACGATGTGTCCCTGGAAATCAAGAAAGGCGAGATCTTCGCCCTGCTTGGCGGCTCCGGCTCGGGCAAATCCACCCTGCTGCGCATGCTCGCCGGCTTCGAGCGCCCAACGGAAGGGCGGATTTTCCTCGATGGCGTGGACATCACCGACATGCCGCCCTACGAGCGGCCGATCAACATGATGTTCCAGTCCTACGCCCTGTTCCCGCACATGACCGTGGCCCAGAACATTGCCTTCGGCCTCAAGCAGGACAAGATCCCGACGGCGGAGGTCGATGCCCGGGTGGCCGAAATGCTCAAGCTGGTACAGATGAGCCAGTACGCCAAGCGCAAGCCGCACCAGCTCTCCGGTGGCCAGCGCCAGCGCGTGGCCCTGGCCCGCTCCCTGGCCAAGCGGCCCAAGCTGCTGTTGCTGGACGAGCCCATGGGCGCCCTGGACAAGAAGCTGCGCTCGCAGATGCAGCTGGAGCTGGTGGAGATCATCGAGCGCGTGGGCGTGACCTGCGTGATGGTGACCCACGACCAGGAAGAGGCCATGACCATGGCCGAGCGCATCGCGATCATGCACCTGGGCTGGATCGCCCAGATCGGCAGCCCGATCGATATCTACGAGACCCCGGTCAGCCGCCTGGTCTGCGAGTTCATCGGCAACGTCAACATCTTCGAGGGCGAAGTGGTGGACGATGCCGAAGGGCACGCGCTGATCACCTGCAAGGATGTGGATCGCAACATCTACGTGGGCCACGGCATCAGCACCTCGGTTCAGGACAAGTCGGTGACCTACGCCATCCGCCCGGAAAAACTCCTGGTGACCGCCGAGATGCCGAGCTGCGAGTACAACTGGTCCAGTGGCAAGGTCCACGACATCGCCTACCTGGGTGGCCACTCGGTGTTCTACGTCGAGTTGCCGAGCGGCAAGCTGGTGCAGTCCTTCGTCGCCAACGCCGAGCGTCGTGGTGCACGGCCGACCTGGGGCGACCAGGTCTACGTCTGGTGGGAAGACGACAGCGGCGTGGTACTGCGCTCATGA
- a CDS encoding polyamine ABC transporter substrate-binding protein translates to MPISLFRKAMLVAASLTLVAGAQAASTVHIYNWSDYIGQGTLADFEKTTGIKPQYDVFDSNETLEGKLLAGRTGYDVVVPSNHFLGKQIKAGAFQKLDKSLLPNYANLDPKLLKRLEVNDPGNQYAVPYLWGTNGIGYNVEKVKAALGVDKIDSWSVLFEPENIKKLSSCGVSFLDSADEMMLTVLNYLGLDPNSTNPQDYKKAEATLLAVRPYVTYFHSSKYISDLANGNICVAVGFSGDVFQARARAADAGKGVNIAYTIPKEGGALWFDMLAIPKDSTNVKEAHAFINYVLKPEVIAQVSDYVGYANPNPGSDKLMDQSIRTDEAVYPPQAVLDKTYVSIELPVSIQRLMNRSWTKVKTGK, encoded by the coding sequence TTGCCTATTTCTTTGTTTCGCAAAGCCATGCTGGTCGCCGCCAGCCTGACGCTGGTGGCAGGCGCTCAGGCTGCATCGACCGTGCATATTTATAACTGGTCCGACTATATCGGGCAGGGCACCCTGGCAGATTTCGAAAAGACCACGGGCATCAAGCCGCAGTATGACGTGTTCGATTCCAACGAAACCCTGGAGGGCAAGTTGCTGGCCGGGCGTACCGGCTACGACGTGGTGGTGCCGTCCAACCACTTCTTGGGCAAGCAGATAAAGGCCGGGGCTTTCCAGAAGCTCGACAAGAGCCTGTTGCCGAACTACGCCAACCTCGACCCGAAGTTGCTCAAGCGTCTTGAAGTCAACGATCCGGGCAACCAGTACGCAGTGCCTTATCTGTGGGGCACCAACGGCATCGGTTACAACGTCGAGAAAGTGAAGGCCGCCCTGGGCGTGGACAAGATCGACTCCTGGAGTGTTCTGTTCGAGCCCGAGAACATCAAGAAGCTCAGCAGCTGCGGCGTGTCCTTCCTCGACTCTGCCGACGAAATGATGCTCACGGTGCTCAACTATCTGGGCCTGGACCCCAACAGCACCAATCCCCAGGACTACAAGAAGGCCGAGGCCACGCTCCTGGCGGTGCGTCCCTACGTGACCTACTTCCACTCCTCCAAGTACATCTCGGACCTGGCCAACGGCAATATCTGCGTGGCCGTCGGTTTCTCCGGCGACGTGTTCCAGGCCCGTGCCCGGGCTGCCGACGCCGGCAAGGGCGTGAACATCGCCTACACGATCCCCAAGGAAGGTGGCGCCCTGTGGTTCGACATGCTGGCGATCCCCAAGGATTCGACCAACGTCAAGGAAGCCCACGCCTTCATCAACTACGTGCTGAAACCTGAGGTGATCGCCCAGGTCAGTGACTACGTCGGTTATGCCAACCCCAACCCCGGGTCGGACAAGCTGATGGACCAGTCCATCCGCACCGATGAGGCGGTTTATCCACCGCAGGCCGTGCTCGACAAGACTTACGTGTCCATAGAGTTGCCAGTCAGTATCCAACGCTTGATGAACCGCAGCTGGACCAAGGTCAAGACGGGTAAATAG